One part of the Acinetobacter sp. XS-4 genome encodes these proteins:
- a CDS encoding AcfC family putative adhesin — translation MSKQYKFIPYLICLILGSLPIYSFADVQVYGPGGPAPAMKEAAKQFTNKTGIAVHVTSGPTSQWSDKAKLDADVIYSGSEAMMSDFENAFSEQIIKDSVEPLYLRPAAILVRKGNPKNIKGFKDLAKSNIKVLVTHGAGQVGMWEDIAGRTGNIQLTKSFRKNIVTYAANTGIAKKNWEENSNYDAWLVFNIWGISNPDVGQIIPIEPELVIYRDTGVALTKHSLKDAEAKRFLEFLSSQQGSIIFKKYGWTK, via the coding sequence ATGTCAAAACAATATAAATTTATACCCTACCTGATTTGTCTTATTCTCGGTTCTCTACCCATCTATAGCTTTGCAGACGTACAAGTATATGGTCCTGGTGGACCAGCACCCGCAATGAAAGAAGCCGCCAAACAATTCACCAATAAAACGGGTATAGCAGTTCATGTAACGTCTGGACCTACTTCTCAATGGTCTGACAAAGCGAAACTAGATGCCGATGTTATATATAGTGGTTCCGAAGCCATGATGTCGGATTTCGAAAATGCTTTTTCTGAGCAAATTATAAAAGACTCGGTAGAACCTTTATATTTACGTCCCGCAGCCATTTTAGTACGTAAGGGAAATCCTAAAAATATTAAAGGATTTAAAGACCTAGCTAAATCCAATATTAAAGTTTTAGTTACTCACGGTGCAGGTCAGGTCGGTATGTGGGAGGATATTGCTGGTAGAACTGGCAATATCCAATTAACCAAATCCTTTCGAAAAAATATTGTCACCTATGCAGCCAACACAGGTATTGCCAAGAAAAACTGGGAAGAAAATAGCAATTATGATGCTTGGTTAGTTTTTAATATTTGGGGAATTAGTAATCCAGATGTTGGGCAAATTATCCCTATCGAACCAGAGCTGGTTATCTATCGCGATACGGGTGTTGCTTTAACCAAACATAGTTTAAAAGATGCTGAAGCTAAACGTTTC
- a CDS encoding alpha/beta fold hydrolase has translation MIRKTNFLLKILFSSACLVSGSAMAAPITDLGKQIVSEKPGSILSLEQQDVTDLFPHADQRLLVNYRSRGIQGEPIVASAFILLPKGTQPKNGWPILAWAHGTTGVADTCAPSGDYVGGPVHSYQEVASKALDGWLARGYAVVAPDYQGLGTSGGHPYMNAKSQLHTVVDAVRALHLLEPKSFNKQWLVMGHSQGGAAAIAVSAYGQKDAPELDLKGAIALAPGGYQYEGIAEYVQTHPNPEPSVAAFFPIVLLGAQAAEPSIVPENLVSPEMNAVLTQGRSRCLSELQADLKKSPSHIFRSDADLKPLLTYLKQQSIENMVPTVPLMIVQGSKDHLVDPRGTSAYYQQLCKLKKPTIYQTIDGGDHRDALRQSNTFATKFLNVIDKNQTKSYCSNFK, from the coding sequence TTGATTAGAAAAACTAATTTTCTTTTAAAAATTTTATTTAGTAGCGCTTGTTTGGTGTCGGGCTCTGCTATGGCTGCTCCAATTACAGATTTGGGTAAGCAAATTGTGAGCGAAAAACCAGGTTCAATACTGTCTCTAGAACAGCAAGATGTGACGGATTTATTTCCTCATGCTGATCAGCGTTTGTTGGTCAATTATCGTAGTCGAGGTATTCAGGGCGAGCCCATTGTGGCATCGGCTTTTATTTTATTACCGAAAGGCACGCAGCCAAAAAATGGCTGGCCAATACTCGCTTGGGCGCATGGCACAACTGGAGTAGCTGATACTTGTGCACCTTCGGGTGATTATGTTGGTGGGCCAGTTCATTCATATCAAGAAGTGGCTTCTAAAGCTTTAGATGGTTGGCTTGCACGTGGCTATGCAGTTGTCGCACCTGATTATCAGGGTTTAGGTACGTCAGGTGGGCATCCTTATATGAATGCAAAGAGCCAATTGCATACAGTGGTCGATGCAGTGCGTGCATTACATTTACTTGAGCCCAAGAGTTTTAATAAACAGTGGTTGGTAATGGGTCACAGTCAAGGCGGGGCTGCGGCAATTGCTGTGTCTGCCTATGGTCAAAAAGATGCGCCCGAACTAGATTTAAAAGGGGCAATTGCTCTTGCGCCTGGCGGCTATCAATATGAAGGCATTGCAGAATATGTGCAGACCCATCCAAACCCAGAACCTAGTGTGGCAGCATTTTTCCCGATTGTGTTATTAGGAGCACAAGCAGCAGAACCAAGTATTGTTCCTGAGAATTTAGTCAGTCCAGAAATGAACGCAGTACTGACTCAAGGGCGCAGCCGTTGTTTATCTGAACTTCAGGCTGATTTGAAGAAATCTCCTTCTCACATATTTCGATCTGATGCGGACTTAAAGCCTCTTTTGACTTATCTAAAACAACAGTCCATTGAAAATATGGTACCTACCGTACCGTTAATGATTGTTCAGGGTTCTAAAGATCATTTAGTCGATCCTAGAGGGACATCTGCTTATTACCAGCAGCTATGTAAATTAAAAAAACCAACTATATATCAAACAATTGATGGTGGAGATCATCGCGATGCATTACGCCAGAGCAATACTTTTGCCACTAAGTTTTTAAATGTAATAGACAAAAATCAGACGAAATCATATTGTTCTAATTTTAAGTAA
- the phoR gene encoding phosphate regulon sensor histidine kinase PhoR, with product MYEPYPVPEQVREQKLSRYSSLWTFAKQDLRLLLFFLIIAGLIGLGLGYFWSCIFIAFVVFFTLQLRSLYLVNDWIANKPYDVPPNLNGIWGALLFNVYRAQRQERIVQAEMVGLIDRAQSSLVALAEAVVLIDDQHQIEWWNPAAERLLGISPLDRGRNLLTILRQPTFIEYFNNIDQAPDGIKLHSNFDDDRYVQVKLTRFGGESRLLVAYDVTRMHNLEQMRKDFVDNISHELRTPLTVLSGYIETFTDQEDISPRWKRAFDQMQSQTKRMNALVNDLLLLSNLENNKKIAKNQIIEMPSLMSQLFDDAQAYNADYGHTLNLHIDSHCDLIGSDMEIASAFSNLITNAIKYTPKGGTITIGWHDDGEHAYFSVQDTGIGINPKHLPRLTERFYRVDSDRSRQTGGTGLGLAIVKHVLMQHGAYLDVQSKENEGSTFTVVFPKERLYNMT from the coding sequence ATGTATGAACCCTACCCCGTCCCCGAACAGGTACGTGAACAAAAACTTTCCCGCTACAGTAGTTTATGGACGTTTGCCAAACAAGATTTACGGCTTTTATTATTTTTTCTAATTATTGCCGGCTTAATCGGTTTAGGCCTTGGGTATTTCTGGAGCTGTATTTTTATCGCCTTCGTGGTGTTTTTTACACTCCAGTTGCGTTCTTTATATCTGGTCAATGACTGGATTGCGAATAAGCCTTATGACGTTCCTCCAAATCTTAATGGGATTTGGGGGGCATTATTATTTAATGTTTACCGTGCTCAGCGCCAAGAACGAATTGTTCAAGCCGAAATGGTCGGTTTAATTGATCGAGCTCAATCTTCGTTAGTTGCACTTGCCGAAGCCGTTGTTTTAATTGATGACCAACATCAAATCGAGTGGTGGAACCCTGCTGCTGAACGTTTGTTAGGAATCAGTCCTCTCGACCGCGGCCGAAATCTATTAACGATTTTACGTCAGCCGACCTTTATTGAATATTTTAACAATATTGATCAGGCACCCGATGGGATTAAGCTTCACTCAAATTTTGATGATGACCGCTATGTACAGGTCAAACTCACAAGATTTGGTGGAGAAAGTCGCTTATTGGTGGCTTACGACGTTACACGTATGCACAACCTTGAACAGATGCGTAAAGACTTCGTCGATAATATTTCTCATGAACTTCGCACACCATTAACTGTACTAAGTGGTTATATCGAAACGTTTACAGATCAGGAAGATATTAGTCCGCGTTGGAAACGTGCGTTTGATCAGATGCAGTCACAAACCAAACGTATGAATGCTTTGGTGAATGATTTACTACTGTTATCGAATTTAGAAAATAATAAAAAAATTGCAAAGAATCAGATTATTGAAATGCCGAGTTTAATGAGTCAACTTTTTGATGATGCTCAGGCCTACAATGCCGATTATGGACACACGCTCAATTTACACATTGATAGCCACTGTGACCTGATTGGTTCAGACATGGAAATCGCCAGTGCATTTAGTAATTTAATTACCAATGCCATCAAGTACACGCCAAAAGGTGGAACCATTACGATTGGCTGGCATGATGATGGTGAACATGCTTACTTTAGCGTACAAGACACAGGTATTGGAATTAACCCAAAACATTTGCCACGTTTAACTGAGCGCTTCTATCGTGTTGACAGCGACCGTAGTCGCCAAACAGGTGGTACAGGTTTAGGCTTGGCGATTGTAAAACACGTGCTTATGCAACACGGTGCCTATTTAGATGTGCAATCTAAAGAAAATGAAGGTTCAACATTTACTGTAGTTTTTCCAAAAGAAAGACTTTATAACATGACCTAA
- the phoB gene encoding phosphate regulon transcriptional regulator PhoB, whose protein sequence is MKDDYILIVDDELPIREMIHTSLDMAGFQCLQAEDAKQAHQIIVDQRPALILLDWMLPGGVSGVDLCRRLKRDENLAEIPVIMLTARGEEDHKVQGLDAGADDYMTKPFSTRELVSRIKAVLRRANALSGEKTIDANGLILDPVSQRVSFGNSILDMGPTEYRLLAFFMTHPERAYTRAQLLDQVWGGNVYIEDRTIDVHIRRLRKVLEPFGVDRFVQTVRGTGYRFSTRADLAAG, encoded by the coding sequence GTGAAAGATGACTATATTTTAATTGTCGATGATGAGCTTCCTATTCGCGAAATGATCCATACTTCTTTGGACATGGCAGGCTTTCAGTGTTTACAGGCAGAAGATGCCAAACAAGCTCATCAAATTATCGTCGACCAACGTCCGGCGCTTATCTTGCTTGATTGGATGTTACCTGGAGGCGTAAGTGGTGTCGATTTATGTCGCCGCTTAAAACGAGATGAAAACCTAGCAGAAATTCCGGTCATTATGTTGACTGCCCGCGGAGAAGAAGACCACAAAGTACAAGGTCTTGACGCAGGTGCAGATGACTACATGACCAAGCCTTTTTCAACACGCGAACTGGTTTCACGTATTAAGGCAGTTCTGCGTCGTGCTAATGCATTAAGTGGTGAAAAAACTATTGATGCCAATGGCTTAATTCTTGATCCTGTAAGCCAGCGTGTTAGCTTTGGCAACAGCATTTTAGATATGGGCCCAACTGAATATCGCTTACTTGCATTTTTTATGACCCATCCAGAGCGTGCATATACACGTGCCCAGTTGCTCGATCAGGTGTGGGGCGGTAATGTATATATCGAAGACCGCACTATCGATGTGCACATTCGTCGTTTGCGTAAAGTTTTAGAACCTTTTGGTGTAGACCGATTTGTTCAGACTGTGCGTGGAACTGGCTACCGTTTCTCAACACGTGCAGATTTAGCCGCAGGTTAA
- a CDS encoding TetR/AcrR family transcriptional regulator: MATNDSTSKKKTKTVSKERQFKGLSLSERKEARREKLIEAGIATYGTLGFFSVTVKDVCQEAKLTERYFYESFKKSEDLFQTIFLKMIEELQQNLMQAVIKATPDPEKMVDAGLRALLTTLKEDPRLARIVYVDAVLVQELHNQATIQETLAQFDRMIQAFVMLTMPQIQHHENELSLIATGLNGYVTQIAIRWVMGGFEQSLEQVLTACRIVFLSLLAQVSK; the protein is encoded by the coding sequence ATGGCGACAAACGACTCAACCAGTAAAAAGAAAACAAAAACTGTGAGTAAAGAACGTCAGTTCAAAGGGTTATCTTTATCTGAACGTAAAGAGGCACGCCGCGAAAAACTGATTGAAGCGGGTATCGCGACTTATGGAACACTCGGCTTTTTTTCCGTAACGGTCAAAGATGTCTGCCAAGAGGCAAAACTCACAGAACGCTATTTCTATGAATCATTTAAGAAAAGTGAAGATTTATTTCAAACCATCTTTTTAAAAATGATTGAAGAATTACAGCAAAACCTGATGCAAGCTGTGATTAAAGCTACCCCCGATCCAGAAAAAATGGTCGATGCGGGATTGCGAGCACTGCTAACAACATTAAAAGAAGATCCGAGATTAGCTCGTATTGTCTATGTCGACGCAGTTTTGGTACAAGAGTTACATAATCAAGCCACCATTCAAGAAACACTTGCGCAATTTGACCGCATGATTCAAGCCTTTGTTATGCTGACCATGCCGCAAATTCAACACCACGAAAATGAGCTCTCTTTAATCGCAACTGGCTTAAATGGATATGTTACTCAAATTGCAATTCGATGGGTCATGGGAGGGTTTGAACAGTCTCTTGAGCAGGTTTTAACCGCATGCCGTATCGTTTTCTTATCTTTATTAGCGCAAGTTTCAAAATAA
- a CDS encoding SDR family NAD(P)-dependent oxidoreductase, with protein MKNFKNKVAAITGAGSGIGQQLAILLAKQGCHLSLSDINEKGLQQTVELLKPYSNITVTTKKLDVSDREAVKQWAQETVQDHGSVNLIFNNAGVALGSTVEGATYEDLEWIVGINFWGVVYGTKEFLPFIKQTQDGHIINISSLFGLTAQPTQSGYNATKFAVRGFTESLRQELDIEKSGVSSLCVHPGGIRTNIAKSAKMSDSLNSLGMDPTKSIQNFDKLLRTPPEEAARQILQAVLKNKRRLLIGSDAKILDAFQRLFPTGYQRASTIVTKLMK; from the coding sequence ATGAAAAATTTTAAAAACAAAGTCGCTGCAATTACGGGCGCGGGTTCTGGCATTGGACAACAGTTAGCAATTCTTTTGGCAAAACAGGGCTGCCATCTTTCGTTGAGTGATATTAATGAAAAAGGATTACAGCAAACTGTCGAGCTTTTAAAACCATACAGCAATATTACTGTTACCACCAAAAAGCTTGATGTTTCTGACCGTGAAGCGGTAAAGCAGTGGGCACAAGAAACTGTGCAAGATCATGGTTCTGTTAACCTGATTTTTAACAACGCCGGTGTTGCGTTAGGTTCGACTGTTGAAGGTGCGACCTACGAAGATTTAGAGTGGATTGTTGGGATTAACTTCTGGGGTGTGGTGTACGGAACTAAAGAGTTTTTACCGTTCATTAAGCAAACTCAAGATGGTCATATTATTAACATATCGAGCCTATTTGGTTTAACTGCTCAACCGACGCAATCTGGTTATAACGCGACTAAATTTGCTGTGCGTGGTTTTACCGAATCATTACGCCAAGAGTTGGATATTGAAAAAAGTGGCGTAAGCTCGTTGTGTGTACATCCGGGCGGAATCCGCACCAATATTGCTAAATCTGCAAAAATGAGTGATAGCTTGAATAGTTTGGGTATGGACCCGACGAAATCGATTCAAAACTTTGACAAGCTACTACGTACTCCACCTGAAGAAGCCGCTCGTCAAATTTTACAAGCTGTATTAAAAAATAAGCGCCGTTTATTGATTGGTAGTGACGCAAAAATTCTTGATGCATTCCAGCGTTTATTCCCAACGGGATATCAACGTGCTTCAACCATTGTGACCAAATTAATGAAATAA
- a CDS encoding MATE family efflux transporter has product MPPRQSLIHQQNLWKTFFVFLLPLIATNILQNLSGTINTIFVGQMMGVDAIAAVSVFFPILFLLLAFIIGISTGTTVLVGQAWGAQNIEKVQSVVGSTLFMTLIGGVITAIIGVFFAHDILELLGTDPKVMHLALPYVQWMLAGSPLLFVYIIYTSILRGVGDSTTPLLALALTSVIGLVITPILLKGYFGLPALGIIAPAIATITGYVAILIFLAIYLNKKNHPLRPNRQLLQHIRHNPELSKIILRLGVPTGIQMIMTSMAGLVIVGLVNHYGSHATAAYGAVNQVLNYIQFPALSISIAASIFAAQAIGAGKSDLLARVTRTALGMNFLFTGTLIALGYLFSKYLMALFITDPTVVVLGQQLLFIVLWAILFFGAGAIFASIMRASGTVTVPMLLNISAILFIEIPCAYWFSSMWGLKGIWVAYALAFVSLCIIQGLYYQFIWKKKKIKVLI; this is encoded by the coding sequence ATGCCACCAAGACAATCTTTAATTCACCAGCAAAATCTATGGAAAACATTTTTTGTTTTCTTGCTCCCCCTGATTGCAACCAATATTTTGCAAAACTTGTCGGGGACGATTAACACCATCTTCGTTGGTCAAATGATGGGAGTTGATGCAATTGCTGCCGTCTCGGTTTTTTTCCCTATTTTATTCTTGCTCCTCGCTTTTATTATCGGGATTTCAACAGGTACTACTGTTTTAGTAGGGCAAGCGTGGGGCGCACAAAATATAGAGAAAGTCCAAAGTGTGGTCGGTTCTACCCTGTTTATGACACTGATTGGTGGGGTAATTACCGCGATTATCGGTGTGTTTTTTGCCCACGATATTTTAGAGTTATTGGGCACAGATCCAAAGGTAATGCATCTTGCTTTGCCTTATGTGCAATGGATGCTGGCGGGTAGCCCGCTTCTATTTGTTTATATTATTTATACCTCAATTTTACGTGGTGTAGGCGACAGTACAACGCCCTTACTTGCATTGGCTTTAACCAGTGTAATTGGTTTGGTGATTACCCCGATATTGCTTAAAGGTTATTTTGGTTTACCAGCTCTGGGAATTATTGCTCCAGCAATTGCAACAATCACGGGTTATGTTGCAATTTTGATTTTTCTGGCAATTTATCTGAACAAGAAAAATCATCCACTTAGACCTAATCGGCAGCTTCTGCAACATATCCGTCATAATCCAGAACTGAGCAAAATCATTTTGCGCTTAGGCGTACCAACCGGCATTCAAATGATTATGACCTCAATGGCTGGCTTGGTTATTGTTGGGTTGGTTAACCATTACGGATCGCATGCTACAGCAGCGTATGGTGCAGTGAATCAGGTGCTCAACTACATTCAGTTTCCTGCTTTATCAATCTCAATTGCAGCTTCAATTTTTGCAGCACAAGCAATTGGTGCTGGCAAATCAGATCTGTTAGCACGAGTAACCCGCACAGCTTTGGGAATGAACTTCTTATTTACAGGCACCTTAATTGCACTTGGCTATCTATTTTCAAAATATTTAATGGCTTTGTTTATTACCGACCCAACTGTGGTCGTGTTAGGCCAACAGCTTTTATTTATTGTACTTTGGGCAATTTTATTCTTTGGTGCAGGTGCCATTTTTGCATCGATCATGCGTGCCAGCGGAACCGTGACCGTTCCAATGCTGTTAAACATCTCTGCTATTTTATTTATTGAAATTCCATGTGCTTACTGGTTTAGTTCAATGTGGGGGCTTAAAGGAATCTGGGTTGCCTATGCCTTGGCATTTGTCAGTTTATGTATTATTCAAGGCTTATATTACCAATTCATTTGGAAGAAAAAGAAGATCAAAGTTCTTATTTAG
- a CDS encoding pyridoxal phosphate-dependent aminotransferase codes for MLQLQSKLATQGVTIFSTMTAMAHRLGALNLSQGFPDFPAPQALLEALSQATLAGHNQYPPGDGILGLREQLALQFQQRDQLQLDPVTQITITPGATIAIFCAIQACINAGDEVIIFDPSYDSYSPSVQLAGGKAVHIALEAPDFKVNWQQVKDLINDKTRMIVVNTPHNPTGTIWDKQDWLELIELIQDKNIVVLSDEVYEHLVFDGQQHFSALHFPELRERSFVIGSFGKTFHVTGWKTGYCVALPELMRLFRQIYQYANFCGTTPCQIALAQYMEQHPEHIQELSQFYQTKRDRFNQAIHNSHFLLKPSQGTYFQNLDYSQIRPDLNDVEMCQFLAEQHKIVAIPVSVFYQQAPESLRLIRFCFAKNDETLQKAGEILNEC; via the coding sequence AGGCGTGACTATTTTTAGTACCATGACGGCAATGGCACATCGATTAGGTGCTCTCAACCTGTCACAAGGCTTCCCAGATTTTCCGGCACCACAAGCCTTACTGGAAGCTTTATCTCAGGCGACTTTAGCTGGGCATAATCAATACCCACCCGGTGACGGTATTCTCGGTTTACGTGAACAACTCGCTTTACAATTTCAGCAACGTGACCAACTTCAACTTGACCCTGTAACTCAAATCACGATTACTCCCGGCGCAACCATTGCAATTTTTTGTGCCATACAAGCCTGCATCAATGCAGGTGATGAAGTCATTATTTTTGACCCAAGTTACGACAGCTACAGCCCTTCTGTGCAATTAGCAGGTGGTAAAGCAGTTCATATTGCACTTGAAGCACCTGACTTTAAGGTGAACTGGCAGCAAGTTAAAGATTTGATTAATGACAAAACCCGTATGATTGTGGTGAATACTCCCCATAATCCAACAGGTACCATCTGGGATAAACAAGACTGGTTAGAACTCATTGAACTGATTCAAGATAAAAACATTGTGGTTTTATCAGATGAAGTCTATGAACATCTGGTCTTTGATGGTCAACAACACTTTAGCGCATTGCATTTTCCAGAGCTCAGAGAGCGCAGTTTTGTGATTGGGTCTTTTGGAAAAACCTTTCATGTGACGGGCTGGAAAACAGGTTATTGCGTCGCTTTACCTGAGTTAATGCGTTTATTTCGCCAGATTTATCAATATGCAAATTTCTGTGGCACGACACCTTGTCAGATTGCCCTAGCTCAATATATGGAGCAACATCCAGAACATATTCAAGAGCTTTCGCAGTTTTACCAGACTAAGCGAGATCGATTTAATCAGGCAATTCATAATAGCCATTTCTTGCTAAAACCATCTCAAGGGACATATTTCCAAAATCTTGATTACAGTCAAATTAGACCAGACTTAAACGATGTAGAAATGTGCCAGTTTTTAGCCGAGCAACATAAAATTGTGGCTATTCCTGTTTCGGTGTTTTATCAGCAAGCACCAGAGTCTTTACGCCTGATTCGTTTCTGCTTTGCTAAAAATGATGAGACTCTGCAAAAAGCAGGAGAAATCTTGAATGAATGTTAA